GGCAGAGGCGCTTCCTGAAACGGGCGGCCGTGTTGTTGTTCTCGGTACACCCGCTGAAGAAGGCGGGCCCAACGGCAGTGCCAAAGGAAGCTTTGCCAAACACGGGTATCTTGAAGATGTCGACGCCGCCTCATGCTGCACCCATCAGGCAAAACATCCTTGTCAGGTGAGACGCTTGCCGTCGATCCGCTCAACTTTCATTTTTACGGCAAGCCGGCACATGCATCAGGTTCACCTGAAAAAGGCATTAATGCACTCGATGCCGTCATTCAGCTTTTTAACGGGATCAACGCCTTGCGCCAGCAGCTCCCGTCCGATGTCCGGATCCACGGCATCATCACCCATGACGGAGATGCACCAAACATCATCCCGGAATATGCCGAGGCCCGCTTTTACATCCGAGCGGAAACGTGGAAACGAACGGTTGAAACGTCGGATAAAGTGCGGGCCATCGCTGAAGGTGCCGGTCTTGCCACAGGAGCAACGGTCAAAGTCGAGCGGTTCCAAAATGAAGTTAAAGACTTTGTGCTGAATCAGGAGTTGGACTCAGTGCTCGGCGAAGAACTCGAAGCCCTCGGGGAAGTGGTCCATACGGAACGCGGTAAAGGAAAAGGATCAACAGACGCGGGCAATATTAGCTACGAAGTCCCAACTGCTCATGGACATATCAAAATTGGCCCTGACGATTTGATTGGGCATACCAACGCCTTCCGTGAAGCGGCCAAATCGGATCTCGGTGACCAGGCGCTGATCACCGGTGCCAAAGCCCTCGCCGCAACAGGCTTTCGACTCCTGACCGATGCCGAAAAGCTGCACCGCATCCGGCAGAACTTTGAGCGGTCACTGGCTGAGAAAACACAGTCGTAGGGGAAGCTTCTGGTGATCGTTTAAAAGCTCAAAACCTCCCTAACCAGGAGGTTTTTGAGTTCCAGCCAGGGCGTCATTTTAGCCGATTCGCCGATATATTTTCAAAAACGCCGATATAAACCTCGAAAGCGCCGATATACGAGTTAAATCCGCCGATACCTGGTGGAAAACGCCGATATAATTAACTTGAGCACCCTTTTAGTGTTAACACTCTATACGATTACAGCGTTTTAAAAATACAGAGACTCATCATAAAAGATATAGACCTGTTAACACCATTTCAGGTTTATAAGCAGTGCCCTCATGATATACTGAAGGCAAAGACCTTTTCAGGGGTGATTTGGGTGGAAAACATGGATATGGATGACCTCAAAAAACGGATTGACCGTAAAAAGCCAGATGTTGAACGCCGCATGGTGCAGACACGTGGTGAGGCGCCACGTATCCGGACGAGAGAAAGAGATCCTGATGAGCAACGCATTCTTGATAAACTGTGTATAAAGCGATGGAAACAAGCAGAGCAGGCAGGAAAGATCAAATATATCTCCAAAACGGAGTGGTATTATGAGCTTGATTGAGGAAGCGAAAATCAGTTTAAAGAAACTTGAAGGAAAATCTAAGTTCGAAAAAATGGTGCAGACAGCGGCGATATTAACTCAGGTGTTTGAACAGGAAGAGTTAAAGCCCATTATTGTAGGAGGACTGGCTGTTGAAATCTATACGCGCAGTGAATACACCACTTTAGACATAGACCTTGTTTTCAGCCAGCGGCAATTGGCTGATGAGTATTTAGAACAACTGGGATTTATCGCTGAAGGACGTCATTGGTATCACGAGCAATTAATGATCAGCGTGGAAATACCTGATGACATGTTGGAGGGTGCTGACTACAATCGCGTCATAAAACTCAATCTTTCAGAATCAGAACACGTCTATGTGATTGGTATAGAAGATATTATTCTAGACCGGTTACGGGCATGTGTCCACTGGAAATCCTCATCTGATTGTGAGTGGGGCAAACGCCTTTTTTTACTTCATCAGGAAAAGCTTGATCTCAATTACCTCTGTACCACGTCACAAAAAGACAACACTTATCAAAAGCTGCAATTATGGTTAGACGATTCAGTATAAGGTACATTTATGAACATCGCCAAAACGAAACCTTCTCCCTTCTATTTCGTATCATATACAAATGGAGGGAAGTACATTGAAGCTATTCCGCTCAAAGATAGACGGTTTTTTCATCACTTTCATTGGTGTTGCGGTAGGCGTGATTGCCGCTGCGTCATTCTGGCCTTTATTCCTTGAAGATGGCATGCAATTTAAAGTGATTATGATATTATCTTTAACATTTTTCTCCGGGCCGGCCTCATTCTGTGGACTGCTTTTTCAGTGAAGTATGTGTTTTACGAGGACTATTTGTATATTAAAGGCGGGCCCTTCCGCAGTCGTATTGCTTACAAAGACATTACGCGCGTGAGCCCATCACACGATGTTTTCACAGGATATCGCGTGCTATCTTCCCGTGATGGTCTGGAATTGTTTTACACAACGGGGCTGATGGGCAGTGTGAAAATATCACCAGAGGATCAGGGGATGTTTTTGAAGGAGTTACAAGAGCGGGCGCCAGATGTACAGATAGATTCAACGCTTAAGCCAGATTGCTCATAAACTTTTACATATGTCCTGTATAGACCTCCACCCCTAAGCGAATACTCATAGTACAAAAGCCGCCTTCTTGACAAATTTTGCAGTAAAGTGGTTAAATAAACTTAAGATTAAAGGGGAGTAGCTGTGACAGTAAAGTCGTCAGGACGGAGTGCCCGCTTGGCATTCTCGGCTTTACTGGCAACGTGGACATGTTGTTAGCAAGACCTTTGCCAGTGCGGGAAAGGTCTGTTTTGTAAGGGGCTTTTGCCACATTGGTGGTAAGAGCCTCTATTTTGTTGTTTTCGAAGGGAGCAATGGTTGTGGAAAGCATTTGGCTGGAATATGCATGGACATTACTGGTGCTGATCGGGCTTGAAGGGATCTTATCTGCGGACAACGCCCTTGTCATGGCGGTGATTGCAAAACATCTGCCGGGGGATCAGAAAAAGAAAGCGATCAACTACGGCATTATCGGGGCGTTTATCTTCAGGTTTGGCGCCCTGTTTGTCATTTCATTTATTGCGGATGTATGGCAGGTTCAGGCAGTCGGAGCGGCTTACCTGATTTATCTGGGCATGAAGCATGTCTTGTTTCGTTCGAAAAGTGATGAAGACGACAATAAGCAAAAAAACAAAGGTGCCGGATTCTGGCCAACTGTTTTTCAAATTGGACTCACTGACCTAGCTTTTGCCATCGATTCCATTCTTGCGGCGGTTGCCCTTGCGATCGTGCTGCCAGACAGCCCGTTGCCGAATTTTGGCGGAATGGACGGTGCGCAGTTTGGGATCGTGCTTTTGGCAGGGATCGCCGGGTTGATCTTGATCAAATTTGCCGCCAACTGGTTCATCAGCCTACTTGCTAAGCGGCCGGGTCTTGAAACAACCGCCTACTTGATTGTAGCGTGGGTCGGGGTGAAACTTGCTGTGATCACATTGAGCCATGAATCAGTCGGTGTTTTAGATGAAACCTTCCCCAATAGTTCAGGTTGGAAGATCACCTTTTGGGCAACCTTGGCAGCCATAGCCGTGATTGGGTGGTTCACTTCGGGGAGAAAGAAGGAATGAACGGACCAGGGACTCCCCATGGTCCATTTTTTTATTTTCTAAACCACTCAGATCGCTCGGCTGCGTCCGTCCCAGCCGCATGTCCTGTCACAAAGGCTGCGGTAATGTTGTAGCCTCCAGTGTATCCGTGGATATCGAGGACCTCACCGCAAAAGTACAAGCCGTCCATCTTTTTTGAAGCAAGTGTTTTAGGATTGACTTCTTTCAGGGAGACACCCCCACCGGTGATAAAAGCTTTCTCGATTGAGAGCGTACCGTCAATCTTCACCGGAAACGCTTTGATCAGTTTGACAAGTTCGCGCACCTGTTGTTTAGGAAGCTGATGATACGTCGTTTTGGCATCAAGTCCGATCTGTTCCAACAAAAACAAGAGATACCGCTCAGACACAATGGGCTTCCAAACGTTTCGAAGTGCTTTGTTCGGTTCGCGTTTCGAAGCGGACAGGAGACGGTCGAACACATTTTGCTCCCCTTCGTCCGGGAAAAGATCAATCGTCATCGTCACATAGCTCGCATTGTATTTTTTCAAAGCCTTAACCACGTACTGACTCAGTCTGAGGGCGGCCGGCCCCGATACACCGAAATGGGTGAAAATCATGTCCCAGCGATGGGTTTTGATGGCCTTTTGTTTTGGCGACCATGCAGTGAGTGCGACATCGCTGAGGGACAAGCCCTGGAGTGTCTTGTTTTTGATAAAAGGTTCGCTGGACGTGAGCGGCACTTCTGTCGGATACAGCTCAGTGATCGTGTGTCCGGCCTTTTCTGCCCATGGGTAGCCATCCCCCGTTGAGCCTGTGTTTGGCACAGACTTCCCTCCAGAAGCGAGGATCACGCTCGGTGCTTCAATTTCTTCACCAGTGTCCAGACGGATGCCTTGCACTGCGTCGTTGTGATAGAGAATGTCCTGTACGCGCGTGGACGTCCGCATTGTCACCCCGTGGCGGCGGAGCTCATTCAACAATGCATCTACAACTGTCTTGGCGCTGTCAGACACCGGGAACATCCGCCCCCTGTCCTCTTCTTTCAACGGAATGCCCAGCCCTTCGAAGTATTGAATGATACTTTCGTTGTTGAAATTAGAAAAGGCACTGTATAAAAACTTTCCATTCCCCGGCAGGTGTTTGATCAATTGATCGAGCGGCATCCGGTTTGTGACGTTGCAGCGTCCCCCACCAGAGATGGCGAGTTTACGACCGAGTTTCTTGCCTTTATCAACTAAAAGTACCGACGCCCCTGCTTCAGCCGCAGCGACTGACGCCATCAGCCCGGCAGGACCGCCGCCGATTACGATTACATCATATGTCATTTTTTTCCCTCATTTGTTTGGATTCATGTTGATTAGTGGTTCCTTGTTCGTTGTTTTGTTTATGTAACAGTTTTTTTAATGTGGTGTTGATGTTGTTGAGACTGAGCAAGATCAAACCCAGCATGATGAACGTGACAATTTCACCGGTCACAACGGATATTACAGCCAAAATAGCAAAATAAACGATATACAACCAATTACTCATCAACCGACTCTCCTTACATCTCTTTCCTGCATTTTATCATAAACCGCGTTATGATTATATCGCTTAATATAATGCTCTACAAAACAAAGCGTATGACAAAGATCAGCTTACACATAACATCGCTATTTATGTGCATTTAAAGTAAACTGCGAACTAATTAGTTAGATCTAATTTGGGGTTTTATGACTGCCACTGGCAACCGCTCGGGGAAAACACTCCGCGTCCAGTGGGCGCTGATGAGCCTCCTCGCGCTGCGCGCTCCGGGGTCTCATCTAGGCTTTTGCTCCCACGGGAGTCTCCGTGTTTTCCCCGAGCTAGTTGAGTGGCGTTTACCTTTCT
This sequence is a window from Lentibacillus sp. JNUCC-1. Protein-coding genes within it:
- a CDS encoding NAD(P)/FAD-dependent oxidoreductase: MTYDVIVIGGGPAGLMASVAAAEAGASVLLVDKGKKLGRKLAISGGGRCNVTNRMPLDQLIKHLPGNGKFLYSAFSNFNNESIIQYFEGLGIPLKEEDRGRMFPVSDSAKTVVDALLNELRRHGVTMRTSTRVQDILYHNDAVQGIRLDTGEEIEAPSVILASGGKSVPNTGSTGDGYPWAEKAGHTITELYPTEVPLTSSEPFIKNKTLQGLSLSDVALTAWSPKQKAIKTHRWDMIFTHFGVSGPAALRLSQYVVKALKKYNASYVTMTIDLFPDEGEQNVFDRLLSASKREPNKALRNVWKPIVSERYLLFLLEQIGLDAKTTYHQLPKQQVRELVKLIKAFPVKIDGTLSIEKAFITGGGVSLKEVNPKTLASKKMDGLYFCGEVLDIHGYTGGYNITAAFVTGHAAGTDAAERSEWFRK
- a CDS encoding PH domain-containing protein, yielding MKYVFYEDYLYIKGGPFRSRIAYKDITRVSPSHDVFTGYRVLSSRDGLELFYTTGLMGSVKISPEDQGMFLKELQERAPDVQIDSTLKPDCS
- a CDS encoding DUF6036 family nucleotidyltransferase, whose amino-acid sequence is MSLIEEAKISLKKLEGKSKFEKMVQTAAILTQVFEQEELKPIIVGGLAVEIYTRSEYTTLDIDLVFSQRQLADEYLEQLGFIAEGRHWYHEQLMISVEIPDDMLEGADYNRVIKLNLSESEHVYVIGIEDIILDRLRACVHWKSSSDCEWGKRLFLLHQEKLDLNYLCTTSQKDNTYQKLQLWLDDSV
- a CDS encoding TerC family protein is translated as MESIWLEYAWTLLVLIGLEGILSADNALVMAVIAKHLPGDQKKKAINYGIIGAFIFRFGALFVISFIADVWQVQAVGAAYLIYLGMKHVLFRSKSDEDDNKQKNKGAGFWPTVFQIGLTDLAFAIDSILAAVALAIVLPDSPLPNFGGMDGAQFGIVLLAGIAGLILIKFAANWFISLLAKRPGLETTAYLIVAWVGVKLAVITLSHESVGVLDETFPNSSGWKITFWATLAAIAVIGWFTSGRKKE